One genomic region from Streptomyces sp. NBC_01304 encodes:
- a CDS encoding sulfite exporter TauE/SafE family protein translates to MGTLTIWHDLTLWQGAALAGAAALVGFSKTAVSGANTVSLAIFAAVLPARESTGVLLPVLIAGDLIAVHTYRRHAHWPTLWRLFPAVGAGVLAGTAFMMWADDAAVRTSIGAILLLMAGFTVLRRRMDRAVQEGTDATTGPGQLSRGARAKARSYGVLGGFTTMVANAGGPVMSLYLLSAGFKKLGFLGTSAWFFLIVNSFKVPFSVGLGLIDLRSLALDAALVLFVIPGAYLGKICVDRIDQRLFERLVIAATVLGGVQLLLR, encoded by the coding sequence GCCCTCGCGGGCGCCGCGGCGCTCGTCGGGTTCTCCAAGACCGCGGTCAGCGGCGCCAATACGGTCAGCCTCGCGATCTTCGCCGCGGTGCTGCCCGCGCGCGAGTCGACCGGAGTGCTGCTGCCCGTCCTGATCGCCGGGGACCTCATCGCCGTCCACACCTACCGCCGGCATGCCCACTGGCCCACGCTGTGGCGGCTGTTCCCCGCGGTCGGGGCGGGGGTGCTTGCCGGGACGGCGTTCATGATGTGGGCGGACGACGCCGCGGTCCGTACGTCGATCGGGGCGATCCTGCTGCTGATGGCGGGGTTCACCGTGTTGCGGCGCAGGATGGACAGGGCCGTTCAGGAAGGTACGGATGCCACCACCGGGCCCGGCCAACTGTCGCGCGGCGCCCGCGCGAAGGCCCGCTCCTACGGAGTGCTCGGCGGGTTCACCACCATGGTCGCCAACGCCGGCGGCCCTGTGATGTCCCTGTATCTGCTGTCCGCGGGCTTCAAGAAGCTGGGGTTCCTGGGGACCTCCGCGTGGTTCTTCCTGATCGTCAACTCCTTCAAGGTGCCCTTCAGCGTGGGCCTGGGCCTGATCGACCTGCGGTCGCTCGCGCTGGACGCGGCCCTCGTGCTGTTCGTGATTCCCGGCGCCTACCTCGGCAAGATCTGCGTGGACCGCATCGACCAGCGGCTGTTCGAGCGCCTGGTGATCGCGGCGACCGTGCTGGGCGGCGTGCAACTGCTGCTGCGCTGA